The proteins below come from a single Tiliqua scincoides isolate rTilSci1 chromosome 16, rTilSci1.hap2, whole genome shotgun sequence genomic window:
- the ALAD gene encoding delta-aminolevulinic acid dehydratase translates to MQADSLLHSGYFHPVLRSWQTASTTFSAANLIYPIFVTDSPDAVELIASLPGQARYGVNKLQGMLQPLVADGLKCVLIFGVPSNAAKDERGSAADAPDTPAIQAVQKIRALFPELLIACDVCLCPYTSHGHCGILRQDGTLQNEASCQRLAEVAVAYAKAGCHIVAPSDMMDGRIRAIKEALISHDMGNKVSVMSYSAKFASCFYGPFRDAALSKPAFGDRRCYQLPPGARGLAARAVDRDVREGADILMVKPGMPYLDLVREVKDRHPSHPLAVYHVSGEFAMLWHGAHAGAFDLKTAVMEAMAGFRRAGADIIITYYVPQLLQWLKENRA, encoded by the exons ATGCAGGCAGACTCTCTCTTGCACAGCGGCTATTTCCACCCTGTACTCCGCTCTTGGCAGACGGCATCCACCACCTTCAGTGCCGCCAATCTCATCTACCCTATTTTCGTGAC GGACAGCCCAGATGCCGTGGAGCTCATTGCCAGTTTGCCTGGGCAGGCCCG gTATGGCGTCAACAAACTGCAGGGGATGCTGCAACCCCTGGTGGCTGATGGACTCAAATGCGTGCTGATTTTTGGGGTCCCGAGCAACGCAGCCAAG GATGAGCGAGGCTCCGCAGCCGACGCACCGGACACCCCGGCAATACAGGCCGTACAGAAGATCCGTGCCTTGTTTCCCGAGCTGCTGATCGCCTGTGATGTTTGCCTCTGCCCTTACACCTCTCACGGGCACTGCG GCATCCTTCGGCAAGATGGCACCCTCCAGAATGAGGCTAGCTGCCAAAGACTGGCCGAGGTAGCAGTGGCCTACGCAAAAGCAG GATGCCACATCGTGGCCCCTTCGGACATGATGGACGGGCGCATCCGTGCCATCAAGGAAGCCCTGATCTCCCACGACATGGGGAACAAG GTTTCGGTCATGAGCTATAGCGCCAAGTTTGCATCCTGTTTTTATGGCCCGTTCAG AGATGCGGCCTTGTCCAAACCTGCTTTTGGAGACAGACGCTGTTACCAGCTCCCTCCAGGGGCCCGGGGGCTGGCTGCACGGGCAGTG GACCGAGATGTGCGGGAAGGGGCAGATATTCTCATGGTGAAGCCTGGAATGCCCTACCTCGACCTTGTGCGGGAAGTCAAGGACAGG CACCCGAGCCACCCGCTGGCAGTCTACCATGTCTCAGGGGAGTTTGCCATGTTGTGGCATGGAGCACACGCTGGGGCCTTTGATCTGAAGACGGCAGTGATGGAGGCCATGGCTGGGTTTAGGCGAGCAG GAGCCGATATCATCATTACATACTACGTGCCTCAGCTCCTGCAATGGCTGAAGGAGAACCGGGCATGA
- the POLE3 gene encoding DNA polymerase epsilon subunit 3 — protein sequence MAERPEDLNLPNAVITRIIKEALPDGVNISKEARSAISRAASVFVLYATSCANNFAMKGKRKTLNAGDVLSAMEEMEFQRFVGPLKESLEAYRREQKGKKSASEPKKKDKDKKEDSEDADKSREEENEDEEERMEEEEQNEEEEVDN from the exons ATGGCTGAGCGGCCTGAAGACCTCAACCTGCCCAATGCTGTTATAACCCGCATCATCAAGGAAGCA cTTCCTGACGGAGTGAACATTTCCAAGGAAGCCCGGAGTGCCATCTCGAGGGCTGCCAGTGTCTTTGTGCTGTATGCCACCTCATG TGCAAATAACTTTGCCatgaaggggaagaggaaaactTTGAATGCTGGAGATGTCCTTTCAGCCATGGAAGAAATGGAGTTTCAGCGATTCGTGGGCCCTTTAAAAGAATCCTTGGAAG CCTACAGGCGTGAGCAGAAAGGCAAGAAGAGTGCATCAGAACCAAAGAAAAAAGACAAGGACAAGAAGGAGGATTCTGAAGATGCCGACAAGAGTCGGGAGGAAGAAAATGAAGACGAGGAGGAAAggatggaggaggaagagcaaaatgaggaggaggaggtggataaCTGA